The genomic stretch CGAGCCGGCAAAATCCGCGTGCCCGGGTCTCGGAACATGAATTTTGGTTTCTTCGGGAACGGGCTTATAGGCATCCATTCTTTCTTTCCAGTTTTCGTAGTCCTTATTTTTTATAAAAAAGGATACCGGGGAACCCGTTGTATATCCGCCCCTGATGCCGGATAAAAATTCGATTTTATCGGTTTCTATTTTCTGCCTTGCGCCCCTGCCGTAGCCCGATTGCCGTAAGACTAACTTTCTATCGATAAAATCCCCGTCTATTTTCACACCCGCAGGAAAGTTGTCTATTATCGTAACGAGTCCTTTTCCGTGAGACTCGCCCGCCGTCAAAAATCTTAACATATATTATTTCACCCATTCCTTGAAAAAGTGAAAAGGGGACAGACCCCTTTTTCTTCTTTTTCTTTATTTTTCTTTACTATACTTAATCAAGTCATTCCTGCGTAGGCAGGAATCTATGCCGCAATTAATCCCGATCACATACGTAATTCTTTAACGCTGGATTACCGCTTCGCTCTCGTGCCTTACGGCACTCGTGAAGTTCCTTTAGAACTTTCCCGCTTTCGCGGGAATGACAAACCTCTGTTTCCCCTTATCCTTCTATCATTGCATAAGCATTATGATTATGTATGCTTTCAAAATTTTCGGCCTCGACTTTATACCACTTGATATCTTTGTTCTCTTTTAAAATTCCTGCCACGCACCTGACCACATCCTCGACAAACCTCGGATTTTCATAAGCATGTTCCGTCAGATACCTTTCGTCCGACCTTTTTAAAAGCGAATATATCGGAGAACTTGCGCATGATTCCACATCTTCTATTATATCTTCGAACCATATCAATTTGCTAAATTCGACGGAAACCGAAACGACGCCCCTCTGGTTATGCGCCCCATATTTCGATATTTCCTTAGAACAGGGACACAGGGTATTAATAGGCACCTTAACGCCGATTTTAATAACGCTTTCTTCATTTTCCTCAATACCCGCAGAAAAGGTGTCGGATTTAAAATCTGACACCTTTTCTGATTTATCGTTCCGCGCCTTATTTTTTATCGTGCCGTTATAATAACAAACATACTCCATTAAGCTTTTTTTTCTGCTGACGGGGGCTGTTTTCTCGATAAAATAAGGAAATTCCATTTCGACCGAAGCCGAACCTGCATTCAAAACTTTTTTAATTTTCCTTAAAATATCAGGAAAGCTGACTATGCTTATTTCGCCCATATGTTCGTTTAAAACCTCTAAGAAGCGGCTCATATGCGTTCCTTTGAAATAATGCGGAAGGTCAACATACATATTAATATTGGCTATGGTATGCTGGAGAGATTTTTTTTTATCGAGAACGGCAATCGGATAACTGAGATTTTTTATGCCGACTTTGTCTATGGCTATTCCTCTTTTATCCTTCGAATTTTGAACATCTATCAACATTGCTTAATTTTATCAAAAAAACACAATAAAAAAAAGGGGGAGCAAATAGAAAAAGGTGTCGGATTTCAAATCCGACACCTTTTTCTCAATATTGCGTGAATGCCAAAAACAAAAGAAATAATCAACTTTTTATAATTCTTGGAGTAATAAATATCAATAATTCATCTTTGGAATAGCTTATGTTTTGAGATTTAAAGAGCCAGCCTAAAAGAGGGATGCTCATTAATCCGGGAATTCCGTTATTGGTCACCGTTTTGTTCATCTGGTAAACTCCGCCTATAACGACTGTCTGCCCATTTTTAATAATAACCGTAGAATTTGCGCTTTCAGTGTCGAGCGTTGCCTGCGCGCCAGAAACCGGCGGCGCAACCGTATTGTTTGTAGAATTTATAACGAGTTTAACATTTCCGTTAGCCATAATATGAGGAGTTATGTTAAGAGATATCTGCGCTGTAATGGCCTGGGGCGCGGCAGTAGCTCCGACACCCGCAACTCCCGGCAAATATAAAGTTTCTCCTTTTTCAATAGTAGCTTTCTGATTATTAAGAACGACAACTTTAGGAGATGCAATAGATTTTGCCTTCGATAAACTTTCAAGCGCCTCAAGAGTCGCATTTATGCTGACAGCCGAGTTCAATATTCCCAGGGAAAAAGTTCCGGGAGATGCCTGTGTAGTAAGCGTAGGACTGAGACCAGGACCCGCGGGAGAACCGGTTGTTTCGCCCCCTGCATATTTCGAGAAGGCAGGCAGCACAGAGGTCGGGGAGGCGCCGAGATAGCTTCCGTTCCAGTTAATTCCCAATTGGTTAGAGTAATTTTTACTGACCTCCACCATTTTGGCAATAATCATAACCTCAGGAGTTCTTTTGTCCAATCTTTCAATAAGGCTAACCGCCCTCATAACATGCTTAGCCGTATCCGTTATCATCAAGGCGTGAAGCGATTTATCGTATATTATTGTGCCTTGAGAGCTTAAAACCGTTTTAATTTTTGGCATAAGACCCGTTGCGCTAACATAATTCACAGGGACAATTTTAGTAATTTTTGGCTCCGAAATAGCTCTGGCGTTTCTTTCCGCAGAAACAACCGATGCTATCGTTCCAGACGCATTTATGTAATAAATCCCATCCTTTTTAACCATTCCAAGCCCGTATGCTTCCATTATAACCGACAATATATCTTTAAGCGGAACATTGCGCATTTTCATGGTTACGGTTCCTTTGACATCGGAACCGATTAGAACATTCATATTCGAAACCTTTGCTATCATTCTAATTACATCTACAATGCTTGCGTTTTGAAAATCAAAACTAATCCTCATGTCCGAGGGGTCGACAAAAAACTTTTTAACCGTTTGATGATTATTAGGATTATTGCCGCCCGAACTTGCAAAAGAGTTAATCTGAGGAAATATAACAAAAACCAAAAACAGAGATGCTATAAACATTAACTTAAGACCCGCTTTACGGTAAAATCTAAAATTGACCGCTTCGCTTTCCATTCTCTTTAATTTTTCCATTTTAATTTCCTCATAAATATAAAATATAAATAAAATTATCTCATTGACGAAATTACTTCGTAATCCGCATGACAACATTGACGGCGCGCATTTGCCCTAAAGCGTTATATGTATTTTCGACTAAGTTTATCGTACTGTCGTTAATGGATACTATTCTTGCCCTGCCAACCCCTATAATCGAACCGACCGTAACTATGTAAGACCTGTTATCGGGGGTCTGAATCATAGCGAAATATTTCCCCCTTCTTTCCATTATCCCGACTATTTTTAAAGATGACAGGCTGTATTGAAGCAGCGGTATTTCCCCGACCTTAAATGAAACGGATGGCTTTTTTGTATATAAAAATGTTTGAAACGGATTCCTTTTTAAAAAATAAGGATATACTAATGAGCTTTGATGTTTTTTAGCCTGCGGTTTTGTAAAGCCTGCCGACAAAGAAGGCAAAGCTAAAATGACGGCAAGCGATATTAATATTAAAACGGCTCTTTTCATTTTTTAACGACGCCTCCCGCTTTTTTAACAAGTTTTTGAGGGGGGGTTCCCGTAAAAGAAAAAGTAGTCCCATTAAAACTGACGGAAACCTTTTGTCCTTTTGCGCCGTTCGATATGGAAACATCATGGACATCGACTATTCTTTTCATAGTAGCAAGCTTATAAAAAAATTTATAAACATTGTAAAAATTTCCGCTTATATTCATCGAAAAGGGGACTGCTTCATAAAAACCTCTGGCAACAACCTTGCCGGGTTTAAACATTTTTAAATTAAGACCGAGAATTTTTTCATAATTTGCAATTTTCATAAGAAGCCCCGGAATATCCTTTTTTGACGGAAGTTCTAAGACGAGGCTCGCAAACTCTTTGTTTAAAGCTTCGTATTGCTTCACCAAAACGGGATAGCTTCTAACCAAAGCTAAATCGGCATCATATTTTGCTTTAACCGTATTTAAAACCCCCTTTTTTTGGCTTAAGCGCGCCTCTGACTTTGAATAAGACAGAAAATAATAGCCGCCCATAATAATTATGAATATTGCAACGCTCACAATTAAGCCATAGCCTGCTGGTCCATTAAATTTAATATTACGCGCTAATTTAGTGTCCATAGATTATTTATTGTTTACGGCACTTTTAATGCCCGGTTTATAATTTGCGTTAAATGTTAAATTAAAATTTTGGAGTTTTAATTCTTGTTTTTTGACCTCGGATGTCTGCAATAGCGTCACATTATTAAAATAATCGGTTTTGTTTAAATTATCCATGAAGAGCGATACAACCTGTCCGTCGAGGGCGATGCCGTTCACGCTTATATTGCCGTTAACCGACTTTAAAGAGTCGATCCATGCAAACCGGGGAAGCGCCGTTGTTATATAATATATATAACCTATCGGCCCGCTCTGTTCTTTTTTTAATGTTTTTATAATATTAATCTTTTGAAGAATATCGGCCTGTTTCTTTTTAATGGCGTTAACCTTTTGAACTTTGGGAAGCAGAGCGGAAGTCTTGCCGTTATATACCTTAATATTATTATTGACCGCATTAATCTTTGCCGTAATGGCTAAATTCATTGCCTCCGCAGCAACGACGCCCGCTATAATCGGTATTATCACAAAGCCGCTTATGCTCTTTATGCTTTTCTTTTCGATTTTAATTCTTGTCTTTTTCTGCTTTTTATTTAAATTAACTTTAATCATGCCATCTCCGCCATCTTCGCCCGCCGAAAAGACCTGCTTTTCGGAATTTGCGGGCGAAGATATGGAAGCCTTCGGCTTCCTCATTAAGTTACTTCATAATTTTATTATTCAAGCCCTCGTAATGCCAGCCCGACGACAACGCCGAACAGATGGCTTCGGTTATCGGCTGATTCATCTTTAAAAAGAATATTCCTGAACGGATTTATAACCTCTACCGGGATATTCAGTTTGCCCTCTATATCGCCCGAAAGACCTGGTAATTTACTTGAGCCGCCCGTTAAATAAATCTTTTTAGGATATTGTTTGTCGTTATTCGCCGCAAAATAATCTACCGTCCTTTGAATTTCCGAGGTCACTCTGGATATTATCATATTGAGATAAACGGCGTAATTCGATTGAAAATTAATATCCCGATTGCCGATATCGCCGGTTTTTATATTTTCTGCTTCGTTAAAATCTATCTGAAATTTCTTGGCTATCTCCTCGGTAATATTCACTCCTCCGATAGGAATATCCCTTCTAAACAAATTCAAACCTTTTTTAATTACATGAACATTTGTTTCCGATGCGCCGACTCTCACAAGCGATACAAGCTCGTCAAATTCTTCCGGATAGTTAAAGTTAAACATGTTTTCGACGGCTATACAATCCACATCCACCCTGAACGGATTTAGGCCGCATTCCTGTATGAGTTCTGTTTGATTGTTGATGATGTCTTTTTTACCTGCGACTATCATTATCATATTGTTGTTCGGATCCGTTTGAGATTCTCCTAAAACGACATAATCGTAAAAAACCTCGTTTATATCATAAGTAATGTATTGCTGGGCTTCGTAATATATCGACGAATCAAGCTCGCCTTCTTTCATTTTTGGCATTTCGATTGTTTTTATAATAACATGCTTGCACGGTACCGCTATAACGACATTTTTTTCTTTAATCCCAAGTCTCGAAAACGAACTTTTTAAATAAGAGGCGACGGAAGCCTTATCGTTTATTACCCCGCCGCTGACGGCACCGCCAGGTAAACCTATTACATCGGAATCCAAAACACGGTATTTATGACCCGACTTCGAAAGCCTTAATACCTTAATCGAATCCGAACCTATATCGATTCCTACGCCGTTTTTTAAACCAAAGCTAAGTTTAAATGCCATATAAGTTTATTACCCCTGTAATTTGACCGCTCCATGAAGTTACTTCGTAACTTTAAGTCCCCGTTCCCCGTCCATTTACTTACTTAATATTATATCGTCATTTTTTAATATTTTAATTAATTAATTATCATTAATTTTTATAACTATTTTAATGTAAATTATAATTAAATATAAAGATAAATCAAAACCGCTTTGATTGTCAAGTCTTTTTTATTAATTCTATTAAAAATTTTTAATTTATTTTTTTATCGATTTTTTTATTTCAATTTTGGCTTCAAAAATCGTATAATGTTTCCTAAAAATTATGAACAAAAACAAAATCATTCTATATTCTCTTTTTGCCGCACTGATAATCCTTTTTATAATCAGACTCGTATTGATAACAAAAATAGACCTGATTCCCGAGGAAACCTATTACTGGCAATGGTCAAGGCATTTATCGCTTTCTTACTATGATATGTCGCCTATGGTTGCCTATACGATAGCCTTGACGACATTTTTCGGCAGGCTTAATTCTCAGTTTTTCGTGAGGTTCGCGGCGCCTGCGATTTCTTTGATTTTATCGATATATGTATATTTGGCTTTAAAAAAGATTACGAACAATAATCTGCTTTCTCTGCTGTGGGCGGTGCTTTTAAACACAATCCCGATACTTAATGTCGGTTCGATATTAATTGTCTATGGAAACCTGCAAATGTTATTTTTCTCGCTGACGATATTGCTTTTAATATACCTTATTCTGACCAAAAAGGATTTTTATTGGTATCTCATAGGAATTTCAACGGGGCTTGCGCTGCTCAGCAAATATACGGCGGTTTTTATATACCCCATAGTGTTTTTATTTCTCGTTTTAAGCAAAAACTATCGTAAATATTTTTTTAAAAAAGAACCGTATTTAGCCCTTTTAATCGGGGCAGCCATATTTTCGCCCGTAATAATATGGAATTACCTGAACAATTTTGTATCTTTCAGGCATCTTATGACATTATCGGGTCATTTTGTAGGCTTTAGCGCATTTTTATCGAATCTGTTTTTATTTTTTATTTCCCAGATGGGTATAGTTTCCCCGTTTATATTTATAATTATGCTAATATCTATTTTTATAGGTTTCTATCTTGGATTAAAAGAAAATAACGACATATATTTAGCGCTATCCATATCATCCTTAGCTCCATTTTTATATTTTATATATCAATGTGCAAAAACAACGGTTCAGCCTAATTGGCCCGTATTTTTATATTTTCCCGCTTTTTTATTATCTTTTATCCTGATACTGCGCTTAAACTTAAATTTAAAATCGAAAAAACTTAAAAACTTAACAACCTATTTTTATGCCCTTTCTTTTATAACGGGACTTGTTTTTTCATTAATTATATTTTTAGAACCTTACTATCCGTTGATTAGCATTAAAATAAGCAAAAATCCTATGAGAGATGTATTGGGATGGAAAAAATTGGGGCATTATGTCGATAAGGAACTCGCGGCTCATAAAAAAGACAATTTATTAATAGCGGCAAGAAGGTTTCAGGTAGCAAGCGAACTTGCGTATTATGTAAAAGGAAAACCACAGACATACTCGTTTAATTATTTTATAAGAGATAACCAATATGCGTTCTGGAACAATTTTAACGATAAAAAAGGACGAAATTTCCTTTACATAATAGACATAAAATACGGCAAAAATATAGAAAACAAGTTATGCCAAAATTTTAAAAGCTGCACGCTGTTAAAAGAGGCGGCAATAACGGATAATCATGAAACAATAAGAACCGTAAAGATTTATTTGTTAAAAGACTTCTTATATAAAGATAAATACCTGTTTGAAAAATTCTCCTCGAAAGAGTTTTAACCCGGGATATATACTTATCTTATGCCAATTCATTTAATGCCTTTTCAAATGCTTTCGCATGAGCGCTTTCAGCCCTGCTCACCATTTCAAACCATTTTGCCAATTCCTCGTTGCCCTCAAGCCTTGCTTCTTTAGCCATTCTTGGATACATCTCCGCAACCTCG from Candidatus Acidulodesulfobacterium ferriphilum encodes the following:
- the pilM gene encoding type IV pilus assembly protein PilM codes for the protein MAFKLSFGLKNGVGIDIGSDSIKVLRLSKSGHKYRVLDSDVIGLPGGAVSGGVINDKASVASYLKSSFSRLGIKEKNVVIAVPCKHVIIKTIEMPKMKEGELDSSIYYEAQQYITYDINEVFYDYVVLGESQTDPNNNMIMIVAGKKDIINNQTELIQECGLNPFRVDVDCIAVENMFNFNYPEEFDELVSLVRVGASETNVHVIKKGLNLFRRDIPIGGVNITEEIAKKFQIDFNEAENIKTGDIGNRDINFQSNYAVYLNMIISRVTSEIQRTVDYFAANNDKQYPKKIYLTGGSSKLPGLSGDIEGKLNIPVEVINPFRNILFKDESADNRSHLFGVVVGLALRGLE
- a CDS encoding GTP cyclohydrolase I FolE2; protein product: MIDVQNSKDKRGIAIDKVGIKNLSYPIAVLDKKKSLQHTIANINMYVDLPHYFKGTHMSRFLEVLNEHMGEISIVSFPDILRKIKKVLNAGSASVEMEFPYFIEKTAPVSRKKSLMEYVCYYNGTIKNKARNDKSEKVSDFKSDTFSAGIEENEESVIKIGVKVPINTLCPCSKEISKYGAHNQRGVVSVSVEFSKLIWFEDIIEDVESCASSPIYSLLKRSDERYLTEHAYENPRFVEDVVRCVAGILKENKDIKWYKVEAENFESIHNHNAYAMIEG
- the pilQ gene encoding type IV pilus secretin PilQ; translation: MLSCGLRSNFVNEIILFIFYIYEEIKMEKLKRMESEAVNFRFYRKAGLKLMFIASLFLVFVIFPQINSFASSGGNNPNNHQTVKKFFVDPSDMRISFDFQNASIVDVIRMIAKVSNMNVLIGSDVKGTVTMKMRNVPLKDILSVIMEAYGLGMVKKDGIYYINASGTIASVVSAERNARAISEPKITKIVPVNYVSATGLMPKIKTVLSSQGTIIYDKSLHALMITDTAKHVMRAVSLIERLDKRTPEVMIIAKMVEVSKNYSNQLGINWNGSYLGASPTSVLPAFSKYAGGETTGSPAGPGLSPTLTTQASPGTFSLGILNSAVSINATLEALESLSKAKSIASPKVVVLNNQKATIEKGETLYLPGVAGVGATAAPQAITAQISLNITPHIMANGNVKLVINSTNNTVAPPVSGAQATLDTESANSTVIIKNGQTVVIGGVYQMNKTVTNNGIPGLMSIPLLGWLFKSQNISYSKDELLIFITPRIIKS